CTCTCTCCTGGCGATGTCGCTTTCCACCCTTCACCAGTTGTCCTCCGCTTGGAAGACGGCGCTCGCCGTCTGCGAGATCGTGATCGTCGTTCTCTTCACGATCGAATACGTGCTGCGGATCGTCGCGGCCGAGCACAAATGGTCCTATGTCCGCAGCTTCTACGGCATCGTCGACCTCGTCGCTTTTCTTCCGTTCTACCTCTCGCTCCTGTCTGTCGGAATCGACCTTCGGGCGGTTCGCGGACTGCGGTTGCTCCGCGTATTCCGGCTCTTCGAGATCGCGCGATACAGCACGGCCGTGACGAGGCTGGCGACCGCCGTGAGGTACGCGCGCAACGAGGCGATGGTGTTTCTCTTCGCCACGCTGGTTCTGCTGTACATCGCGGCTCTCGGCATCCATCACTTCGAACACGAGGCCCAGCCGGAAAAGTTCGAATCGGTGTTCCACAGCCTGTGGTGGGCAGTCGTGACACTGACGACGGTGGGATACGGGGACGCCTACCCGGTCACCGTGGGGGGCAGAGTCTTCACCTTCATCATTCTGATCTGCGGGATGGGGATCGTGGCCGTGCCCGCCGGACTGGTCGCAACCGGCATGTCGCGGGCGATGGATGATGAACGGCGAGCCGGCCGGCACGAGCCCGAGAGTTGAGCTACGCGCGGTGAGCCAGCGGTGAGCCAGCGGTGGGCTACGCGCCGAACAGGGGGATCCTGAACACGCGCGCGAAAATAAGAATGCCGCACAGGCCGGTGAAGATCAGCAGGCTCAACCCTCCGAACCAGCGCGCGAACCACGACGGGTAGAAGAGTTCGTCCTCCTTGGGGATCACCTTCAGGCAGAAGTAGAGGTTGAAGAAGTAGATCACGGGCGCGACGAAGAAGGCGAGCGCCGAGGCGACGAGCACGAGGAATACGGGCCGCGGGTCGAAGGTGATGTAGAGGACCGAAGCGATGAGCGAGTAGAACATCGTCATCCGGTAGATGTTGTACTCGGAGTTCCAGGTCCGCCGCCGTTCCGGATCGGCCCGATCCTCCGGCGATATCCCGTTCAGGCGCGCCGTCGTGCGGAAGAGGTTCCGGCAGCAGGCGCCGACGATGCGGGGCCATCCGTCGAAGTAGTTGAAGGCGGTGGAATAGGTGGCCGCGAGCGCCCCGAGCATGAAGATCATCATCATCCCCGGCCCCACGCTGAGCGTGAAGATGCCCGCGATCTCTCCCATGACGGCGCGTCCCTCGATCGGACTCGGATAGAGCCACACCGCGGCGAGCAGAACGAAGATCGCCGCGAGCACGAAGGAGACGACGTGGCCGGTCCGGAAGTCCCACAGCCCGATCCGGAACCAGCGGCGGCAGTACTCCCGCGCGTGCGGGGAGAGCCGCGCCGTATCGACCGCCAGGTCGGAGGCGGGCGAGGTGAAGGGGTCGAAGCGAGGCACGACGCCCGACGCCTCGAGGTGGGGCCGGACCTTGCTCATGCCCGCGCGCTTCGCCTTCCCCCACTCCGACGCCTGCAGCGAGACGTCGATGCCGGTCGGCAGGAGGCCGAGGAAGCCCGCGATCACGAGCCACGACCCGTCGGGGATCTCGAAGAGGAAGAAGTTCCCCATCTCGGCTAGCGGCGCCGGCTGGACGATGTAGACGGCGACCGACGAGAGGACGAGGACGCCCGCGAGCGCCTTCGTCGTGTTCTCGACGGCCTTGTAACTGCCCCGGAGGATGATGGCCACGGAGAGCACGCCGAGCAGCGCCGCGTACGCTTCGAGCGGGACGGGAAGGCCCAGGTATTCGCTGAACAGGTAGTAGAGGACCGCGGCGGCCGCGATCAGACGCCCCGCCTGGCCGATGGCGCACTGGATGAGCGTCGTCGCCATCACGTACCAGAGCGGCCACTTCCAGCGTGCCGTGGCGTAGGCCTCGAGGAGACTCTTCCCGGTGGCGTTCGTGAACCGGAAGGCCATCTCGAACCCGTAGTACTTGAAGACGTAGGCGACGGGCAGGCACCAGAGGAGGGCATAGGCGAACCGGCCTCCGGCGGTGGGCGCGGTCACGACGTGGCTCGTTCCGATCCCCGTCATCATGAGGATCAGCCCGGGGCCGAAGTGAGCGAGCAGATCGCGCGGCCGGAGCGACGGGAGGGTGAAGTCCTCCGGGTCCAATCCGTCGTCGGCCATCGGTTCGCGATCGGACATCGGTGTCGTGCTCCCCCGTTCAGGGACCACTGCTTCACGCCCTTGCCTCTTGGGCCGGACCCGGAAGGTACAAGGGACATCGCCCCCTGCCGAGAGGGTCGGCGTCCGAGTGCCGGCGAAGCTCAAGACGTTCCCGCGGGAACGTGGCCGAAAACGTTGCGCGGAAAAGCGGCCGTGGAAAGGCGCCGGGATTGGACCTATCGTCCCTGGCAGCCACGGGCTGCCAGACCGCTGAAGACACGCGCGGCCCAGCGAAGCGGAGGTGCGAATGTCTGCGACCCATCCCTCAGTGTGCCCCTCAGTGCGCCCCTCTGTGCGCGGCGTCTGCTGCGCGCTGACCCTGGCTTTGGCCGCGGGCTGTGCCCCGGAACCCGCCGCCGAAGCGGACAACCCCTTCGTCGGGGCGTGGTCGCTCGCCTCGTGGGAGAGCCGCACCGCGGCCGGCGAGGTGTCGCTGCCCTACGACGGGAATCCCGCCGGCCAGATCGCCTACACGGCCGACGGCCGCATGTCCGCGCAGCTGATGCAGGTGGGGCGGGAACTCCCCGATGCCGCGGAGGTCACCGGACAGGAGATGCGCGACGCGATGCTGGGTGGCTTCTTCTCCTACTACGGGGACTACAGCGTCGACATGGAGGCGGGTGTCGTCACGCACCACGTGGAGGGCGCGCTGCTGCCGAGCTGGGTCGGCTCGGACCGGCCGCGCTCGTTCACCTTCAACGGGCCGGACCGGTTGATTCTGAGCACCGAACCGGACCCCGCGCGCGGCGGAGGCGCCGTGGGAACGCTCGTCTGGGAGAGGGTTCGAGGACAACGATGAAGAAATGGCTGATTGCGGTCGGCGCGCTGACGGCGGCCTGCGGAGGGAGCGGTCCGGACGAACCGGCGGATCTCGTCCTCATCAACGGAGACGTGTACACGCTCGACGAGGCGCGGCCGGCAGCCGAGGCGATCGCGGTCCGGGGCGAGCGTATCGCCGTCGTCGG
This genomic stretch from Candidatus Palauibacter australiensis harbors:
- a CDS encoding ion transporter, with amino-acid sequence MNVRDNIRDIVEGSDTGSGRWFDKCVFFLIIASLLAMSLSTLHQLSSAWKTALAVCEIVIVVLFTIEYVLRIVAAEHKWSYVRSFYGIVDLVAFLPFYLSLLSVGIDLRAVRGLRLLRVFRLFEIARYSTAVTRLATAVRYARNEAMVFLFATLVLLYIAALGIHHFEHEAQPEKFESVFHSLWWAVVTLTTVGYGDAYPVTVGGRVFTFIILICGMGIVAVPAGLVATGMSRAMDDERRAGRHEPES
- a CDS encoding Nramp family divalent metal transporter encodes the protein MSDREPMADDGLDPEDFTLPSLRPRDLLAHFGPGLILMMTGIGTSHVVTAPTAGGRFAYALLWCLPVAYVFKYYGFEMAFRFTNATGKSLLEAYATARWKWPLWYVMATTLIQCAIGQAGRLIAAAAVLYYLFSEYLGLPVPLEAYAALLGVLSVAIILRGSYKAVENTTKALAGVLVLSSVAVYIVQPAPLAEMGNFFLFEIPDGSWLVIAGFLGLLPTGIDVSLQASEWGKAKRAGMSKVRPHLEASGVVPRFDPFTSPASDLAVDTARLSPHAREYCRRWFRIGLWDFRTGHVVSFVLAAIFVLLAAVWLYPSPIEGRAVMGEIAGIFTLSVGPGMMMIFMLGALAATYSTAFNYFDGWPRIVGACCRNLFRTTARLNGISPEDRADPERRRTWNSEYNIYRMTMFYSLIASVLYITFDPRPVFLVLVASALAFFVAPVIYFFNLYFCLKVIPKEDELFYPSWFARWFGGLSLLIFTGLCGILIFARVFRIPLFGA
- a CDS encoding lipocalin-like domain-containing protein → MAAGCAPEPAAEADNPFVGAWSLASWESRTAAGEVSLPYDGNPAGQIAYTADGRMSAQLMQVGRELPDAAEVTGQEMRDAMLGGFFSYYGDYSVDMEAGVVTHHVEGALLPSWVGSDRPRSFTFNGPDRLILSTEPDPARGGGAVGTLVWERVRGQR